The sequence cagTTACGATCAATCCAGGTTAAGGAATGAAAAGGATGTAagaaatgttccaactgacctTTGATCAGGAATGTTTTCTACTGTGGCATCTCCAACAGTCCCATCATCATCCTGAATTGCCTTTTCAGTTCTTTCCATGATAAAAATGCTAAAACCTGCTGTTTGAAAACATAGAATTTAGTCCTCATCAGTGTCTAACATGTGACATGTAAGGAAAACAATACAAGCAACGATTTAATTCCATCAATTGAAACCCTGTTTGCTGCTCACACAGCTTCTGGCTTTAAAACGGAAGTAAACTTGCCCATGAGGCAAAGTGTGCTAGTGCATATTGCATACTGTAACCTTTTCCGAACCCCAAGAAATTGTTcaacgcattttttttttaaataactctgACAAACTCGATATTAAAATTGCTGGAATAgttaaaatgttaattaaaTAATCACCTGACCTTTAAAATACTAAGAGTAAAAGTTTACTGAAGATGACTATGGTTTAAAATCTGGATCTGTCTGTTAATTAGAAACACGTTCAGACGTTCGTATGGAGGTCGTCAACTCGTAATCTACGATACTATCGTGCTATCGTCAACTGGTCAACACCATGTCAACACTTCAGACGACACTTTTAACCAGCAGTCAGTGAGAAAGCTCGTCAATGATTGGTTGCCATCTGTCAGATGATTTCTTAACATAATTTGATTCCTGGCATCTGGCGTGTAAATCTTTTACAATATCATGTCCCTTAATTCAGTAGTAATCTATACAAAATGCCATATATCTTGCATCTTGCGTGCAGATATTATTTTACGCTTCCATTTTCTCGGTAGTTTAGGACTTAGGTGGTATTCTGACATGATATCTAGCTTTCAAGCCATCAACCGCGTGTCATCAGCTAACAACGACACTTGATTGCTCATcacttggaaaagaaaatccacACTCCACATACGGGTCTAAGCTAAGCCGTTTACAAGAATACCCTGTTAAATTATTACTGTATTTTCCTGGTTCTCAGtataaaaattgattatcgAATATTTGTGTTGACACAAACAATATTAAGAAAGAAGCATTGGATAAGAGGTAACACACAAGTGTCAATTCTGACCACAGTCAAACATgctgaatgaataaaaaaaattgaaattgagatTATTTTTCAAGTCGTTTTCTTGTAGCTCTTCTCCTTTAAACTTCTTTGTTGTTAAGGCTTGGCCAAGTCAAGTTATTTTGATAAAACTCGATCACGACTTGAGGGCATATCTCATTAGCTTGGCTTGCTGGAACCAGATCCGCTAACTCAGTTGATTCCCTTAAGAATAagcaccaaaataaaattaatgtgGCGCTGATGCTGCGCCCCGCGGGACTGCTTAATCAACTTATGATTAAAGGCGTTAAGTGTTCTCACAACACAAGATCAGAACTAGCTAATATCATCAAACAACAATTAAGTTTCAAGAATTTTACGAACCATTTGATGAGGAAATGAAGTTGACCATCTTCACTAACGTTATCTGTTGCGCCGATAATCTTCTCGGGAATCAATTTTCGTTCAAACCCTTTCAGATGACCTTTTGTTACTTCCTGAAACGATACACAAATATTAACTATCATTCTTTACGAACTGAAGGCATACGATGAGAGACGGATATTCTATAGTTTAAAATGCGCTATAAACCTCCTCTGtggcttttttctttgctggccTATTCTCCTCTTGTTGCTGAATCTCACAGTCTTCCAGCACTAGTGGACGTttaactttttccttcttctcgacaactggttttgttttcttcttctgctctacctttctttttctttcaaatgctGCCATCAGATCAGTGCAGTTCAAGTTCTCTTGGGGCTCCCAAGTATTGTCCTCGTCTGAATAACCAATCCATTTCAGAAGATATTCAACTTTACCATTCTTCTCCCTAAGATCAATTACATTCATTAGAAATATTACAATGAATAACAAGGGTGTaatgataaaaaacaacaaattaatcTGCTGGAATAAGTTTAACTAACCTCCGATCCACAATTGCCTCAACAAtatattctttttcatcttcttcattttctatgACTTTCTTCTGTTTGCCTTTGCCTCTGTTTTTACGGGACATGGTAGAAATCTAAGTTTACGAAGCTTCAGCAAGTAGctataaaataattcaacaacaCAACTTTCCCTGAAGGTGTTGTCCTGTCAagtaaaacaagaaatatttcaagttcAATAGAAGTTGACCTCAGGCATTCAGTTTTACAATCTCTTAAACTTTGTAAACACAATAAAGTGGAGGAAAAACGaatgattgtaaaatgtgaATATTGATTGCAAATATCGTTTCAAAAAGTTAAGAATCCACAcctttaattaaaatagaataacaaAGGTTTTGAATCCACAATCCAGCAGCAAAAGCCACTCACTTGTCGATAGTCACTCAGATCTACGTCTATCGTTTAAGCCGATTTAAGCATGGCCGATTCTCAATTTCTCATCCTCTTTGAGCAGGGTTGCCACTTTTTCAATCAGCAGCAAAAAATACATAATCAATTGTTGTCTTGTTGTCGCAGTTTTGATAAGCTCTTTGATTAATCGATACTAAATCTATTTGTAAGTTATAGATCtagt is a genomic window of Daphnia pulicaria isolate SC F1-1A chromosome 2, SC_F0-13Bv2, whole genome shotgun sequence containing:
- the LOC124326547 gene encoding chromobox protein homolog 1-like, giving the protein MSRKNRGKGKQKKVIENEEDEKEYIVEAIVDRREKNGKVEYLLKWIGYSDEDNTWEPQENLNCTDLMAAFERKRKVEQKKKTKPVVEKKEKVKRPLVLEDCEIQQQEENRPAKKKATEEEVTKGHLKGFERKLIPEKIIGATDNVSEDGQLHFLIKWESTELADLVPASQANEICPQVVIEFYQNNLTWPSLNNKEV